In one window of Musa acuminata AAA Group cultivar baxijiao chromosome BXJ3-2, Cavendish_Baxijiao_AAA, whole genome shotgun sequence DNA:
- the LOC103973466 gene encoding chlorophyll a-b binding protein 6, chloroplastic-like produces the protein MASAALRSCAVLFPSLLSSSKSQFNGSVSLPCANGASRFSMSAEWMPGQPRPPYLDGSAPGDFGFDPLRLGEVPENLERYKESELIHCRWAMLAVPGILVPEALGLGNWVKAQEWAAVPGGQATYLGNPVPWGTLPTILVIEFIAIAFVEHQRSMEKDPEKKKYPGGAFDPLGFSKDPAKFQEYKIKEIKNGRLALLAFVGFCVQQSAYPGTGPLENLATHLADPWHNNIGDIVIPRSVLP, from the exons ATGGCGTCTGCTGCTCTGAGAAGCTGCGCCGTTCTCTTCCCgagcctcctctcctcctccaagTCGCAGTTCAACGGCTCCGTCTCCCTCCCCTGCGCCAATGGCGCGTCCCGCTTCTCCATGTCCGCCGAGTGGATGCCCGGCCAGCCTCGCCCCCCTTACCTCGACGGCTCCGCCCCTGG CGACTTCGGCTTCGACCCGCTTCGCCTCGGGGAAGTCCCGGAGAACCTGGAGAGGTACAAGGAGTCGGAGCTCATCCACTGCCGTTGGGCAATGCTTGCTGTG CCGGGGATCTTGGTGCCGGAAGCCCTGGGCCTGGGCAACTGGGTGAAGGCGCAGGAGTGGGCAGCGGTGCCCGGCGGGCAGGCCACCTACCTCGGCAACCCGGTCCCGTGGGGCACGCTCCCGACCATCCTTGTCATCGAGTTCATCGCCATCGCCTTCGTCGAGCACCAACGCAGCATGGAGAAGGACCCCGAGAAGAAGAAGTACCCCGGTGGAGCCTTCGACCCCCTGGGCTTCTCCAAGGACCCCGCCAAGTTCCAGGAGTACAAGATCAAGGAGATCAAAAATG GTCGTCTTGCTTTGTTGGCCTTCGTCGGGTTCTGCGTGCAGCAGTCGGCGTACCCGGGAACGGGACCCTTGGAGAACTTGGCCACTCACCTGGCGGATCCATGGCACAACAACATCGGCGACATCGTCATCCCCAGATCGGTGTTGCCATGA
- the LOC135631875 gene encoding calcium-dependent protein kinase 15-like — MGNLTPARRKEPRYPSPDGPSPPRFSPRPNLPAPAAAGSVPRPVLSNVGRVLGRPMENVRATYSFGRELGRGQFGITYLVTHRETREQFACKSIATRKLVHEEDLEDVRREIQIMHHLTGHRNIVELKGAYEDRHSVNLVMELCEGGELFDRIITKGHYSERAAAALCREIVNVVHVCHSMGVMHRDLKPENFLFLNKKEDSPLKATDFGLSVFFKPGEIFKDLVGSAFYIAPEVLRQHYGAEADICSAGVMLYILLCGVPPFFAETEEGIFDAILHGHIDFTSDPWPSISSSAKELVKLMLRPDPKERLTAAEILNHPWMREDGASDKPLDLTVMNRMKQFMAMNKLKKVALKVVAESLSEEEIMGLKEMFKSMDTDNNGTITFEELKAGLPKLGNLGIKISESEIRQLMEAADVDGNGSIDYIEFITATMHMNRMEREDHLYKAFECFDKDKSGYITVEELEQALKKYNMGDEKTIKEILAEVDIDKDGRINYDEFVTMMKKDTSEAIETRCRKM; from the exons ATGGGGAACCTCACCCCCGCCCGCCGCAAGGAGCCGCGCTACCCGTCGCCGGATGGCCCTTCCCCTCCCCGGTTCAGCCCTCGCCCCAATCTTCCAGCCCCCGCGGCAGCCGGCTCCGTCCCACGCCCGGTCCTCTCCAACGTCGGCCGCGTCCTCGGCCGGCCCATGGAGAACGTCCGCGCCACCTACAGCTTCGGCCGCGAGCTCGGCCGCGGCCAGTTCGGGATCACCTACCTCGTGACCCACCGCGAGACCAGGGAGCAGTTCGCCTGCAAGTCCATCGCCACCCGGAAGCTCGTCCACGAGGAAGACCTTGAGGACGTCCGCCGCGAGATCCAGATCATGCACCACCTCACCGGGCACCGCAACATCGTGGAGCTCAAGGGAGCGTACGAGGACCGCCACTCGGTCAACCTCGTAATGGAGCTCTGCGAGGGAGGGGAGCTCTTCGACAGGATCATCACCAAGGGCCACTACTCCGAGCGGGCGGCGGCGGCTCTCTGCCGGGAGATCGTCAACGTCGTCCACGTCTGCCACTCCATGGGCGTGATGCACCGGGATCTGAAGCCCGAGAACTTCTTGTTCTTGAACAAGAAGGAGGATTCGCCGCTCAAGGCCACGGATTTCGGGCTCTCCGTCTTCTTCAAGCCCG GAGAAATATTCAAAGATCTTGTCGGAAGTGCATTTTATATTGCCCCTGAAGTATTGAGACAACATTATGGAGCAGAGGCTGATATCTGCAGCGCTGGAGTGATGCTGTACATCCTTCTTTGTGGTGTCCCTCCTTTTTTTGCAG AGACCGAGGAGGGTATATTTGATGCTATATTGCATGGCCATATTGATTTCACATCTGATCCCTGGCCTTCTATATCTAGCAGCGCTAAAGAACTTGTCAAATTGATGCTAAGACCAGATCCAAAGGAGCGGCTTACTGCAGCTGAAATTCTCA ATCATCCATGGATGAGAGAAGATGGTGCCTCTGATAAGCCACTTGACCTTACTGTTATGAATAGAATGAAGCAGTTCATGGCCATGAACAAGCTTAAGAAAGTTGCGTTGAAG GTTGTAGCTGAAAGCTTGTCAGAGGAAGAAATAATGGGTTTAAAAGAGATGTTCAAATCGATGGACACTGACAATAACGGGACAATAACTTTTGAAGAATTAAAAGCAGGCCTTCCCAAGTTGGGTAATTTGGGAATCAAGATCTCTGAATCTGAAATTAGGCAGCTGATGGAGGCG GCTGATGTTGATGGAAATGGGAGCATTGATTATATTGAATTCATAACAGCTACAATGCACATGAATAGAATGGAAAGGGAAGATCATCTGTACAAAGCGTTTGAGTGTTTTGATAAAGACAAAAGCGG GTACATCACAGTCGAGGAATTGGAGCAAGCTCTCAAGAAGTATAACATGGGTGATGAGAAAACAATAAAAGAGATACTCGCAGAAGTTGACATTGACAAG GATGGAAGAATTAATTATGATGAGTTTGTAACTATGATGAAAAAAGACACTTCAGAGGCTATCGAAACCAGGTGTCGTAAGATGTGA
- the LOC135631544 gene encoding hydroquinone glucosyltransferase-like: MPSPGMGHLIPHTELVRRLAVEHGFSVTFIVTADCCSSSFYRAFVDSIPPGVFSRLVAFVADLFGTDNLDVAREFGVPCFVFFPSNLFLLSLFFQMPTLHDTMPRLPDPVAVPGCLPIHWKDLPDMVKDRTTEGYRSLLQQLKRYEKAEGILVNSFQEMEPEAAMVLKEKKSGRPPVHLVGPLVQTGRPSSSPEESLCLKWLDEQPDASVLYICLGSLGVLSRDQVKELALGLETSGHRFLWVVRRPADNGIVGGSEDDPASYLPQGFLDRTTESGLVVSFWTPQIQILSHRAVGGFVTHCGWSSTLESVVHGVPMTAWPLYAEQRMMNALMLAEGRKVALRAKEDNDGVVRREQISAAVRELMEGEGGWVARARVRQHEVVAKWKNMF; this comes from the exons ATGCCGAGCCCCGGCATGGGCCACCTGATCCCGCACACCGAGCTCGTGCGACGCCTCGCAGTCGAGCATGGCTTCTCCGTCACCTTCATCGTCACCGCCGACTGCTGCTCCTCATCATTCTACCGGGCCTTCGTCGACTCCATCCCGCCCGGCGTCTTCTCC CGCCTCGTTGCCTTCGTCGCCGACCTCTTCGGCACGGACAACTTGGACGTCGCGAGGGAGTTCGGCGTCCCCTGCTTTGTCTTCTTTCCCTCCAACTTATTCCTCTTGTCCTTATTCTTCCAAATGCCCACCCTCCACGACACCATGCCGCGGCTCCCCGATCCGGTTGCGGTACCTGGATGCCTTCCGATACATTGGAAGGACCTTCCGGACATGGTGAAAGACCGGACGACCGAAGGTTACAGGTCGCTGCTGCAACAACTGAAACGGTACGAGAAGGCCGAGGGGATTCTGGTGAACAGCTTCCAGGAGATGGAGCCGGAGGCGGCGATGGTGCTGAAGGAGAAAAAGTCCGGCCGACCGCCCGTCCACCTAGTTGGGCCACTAGTGCAAACTGGGCGGCCGAGCTCGAGCCCGGAAGAGTCGCTGTGTTTGAAGTGGTTGGACGAACAACCGGATGCCTCCGTGCTGTACATTTGCTTGGGTAGCCTCGGAGTGCTGAGCCGTGATCAGGTGAAGGAGTTGGCTCTGGGGTTGGAGACGAGCGGCCATAGGTTCCTTTGGGTGGTCAGAAGACCGGCAGACAACGGCATCGTCGGAGGCAGCGAAGACGACCCTGCGAGCTACTTGCCTCAAGGGTTTCTCGATAGGACGACGGAGTCGGGGCTGGTGGTGTCATTCTGGACGCCGCAGATCCAGATCCTGAGCCACCGGGCAGTGGGAGGCTTCGTTACGCACTGCGGATGGAGCTCGACGTTGGAGAGCGTCGTGCATGGCGTGCCCATGACCGCGTGGCCGCTGTACGCGGAGCAGAGGATGATGAACGCGCTGATGCTGGCGGAGGGGCGGAAGGTGGCGCTGAGGGCCAAGGAAGACAATGACGGCGTCGTCCGCAGGGAGCAGATCTCTGCGGCGGTGAGGGAGTTGATGGAGGGGGAGGGAGGCTGGGTGGCGCGGGCAAGGGTGCGACAGCACGAGGTGGTCGCCAAAtggaagaacatgttctaa
- the LOC135630874 gene encoding protein SEH1-like isoform X2 — MEREVARLGKGAICCGWNYCGLRLAVGFVDGSISIHDSLDSGSSSSASPSSSSKWKAHASSVLNVVWAPPECGDAIACICNDGTFSLWEETGEDTEHPTWKLCKLFESSGSPVLDLQFGVFSTSLKMVAACSDGYVKVYELLDPLEFNKWQLQAEFQNVLDSVSRFGKVSCSSASIAWNPQRGEGQQCSFVLGFSSDLPQFNSSKIWEFDEAHQRWIPVAELALPGDDSDMVHAVAWAPNIGRPFEVIAVATCKGIAIWHVLLDSESNGRPTTEKVALLPGHDGEVWQLEWDMGGMTLASTGSDGMVRLWQSNINGIWHEHASLDCSGAQS, encoded by the exons ATGGAGCGGGAGGTGGCGAGATTGGGGAAGGGTGCCATCTGCTGCGGTTGGAACTACTGCGGCCTGAGGCTGGCCGTTGGCTTCGTCGACGGCTCCATCTCCATTCATGACTCCCTCGATTCaggctcttcctcttctgcctctccttcctcctcctccaaatGGAAG GCGCATGCGAGCAGCGTTCTGAACGTAGTTTGGGCTCCTCCAGAATGTGGCGATGCCATTGCCTGCATCTGCAATGATGGAACCTTTTCCTTGTGGGAGGAGACTGGCGAAG ATACTGAACATCCAACATGGAAACTGTGTAAACTCTTTGAGAGCAGTGGCTCACCTGTACTTGATCTCCAATTTGGGGTATTCTCGACAAGTTTAAAGATG GTTGCTGCCTGTTCAGATGGATATGTGAAGGTCTATGAGCTTTTGGATCCTTTGGAATTTAACAAGTGGCAACTTCAG GCAGAGTTCCAGAATGTGCTTGATTCTGTTTCCAGATTTGGAAAAGTATCATGCTCATCTGCATCCATCGCTTGGAATCCCCAAAGAGGTGAAGGCCAACAGTGTAGTTTTGTCCTTGGTTTCAGTTCTGATCTCCCTCAGTTCAATTCATCCAAG ATTTGGGAGTTTGACGAGGCTCATCAGCGCTGGATACCAGTTGCTGAGCTAGCTTTACCTGGAGATGATAGTGATATGGTGCATGCTGTAGCCTGGGCTCCGAACATAGGCAG GCCATTTGAAGTTATAGCTGTTGCAACTTGCAAAGGTATTGCAATATGGCATGTACTCTTGGATTCTGAATCCAATGGAAGACCTACAACCGAAAAGGTTGCATTACTTCCCGGGCATGATGGTGAG GTTTGGCAACTTGAGTGGGACATGGGCGGTATGACTTTAGCATCAACTGGCAGTGATGGCATGGTTAGGTTGTGGCAATCCAACATAAATGGGATCTGGCATGAACATGCATCCCTTGATTGCAGTGGTGCACAATCATAA
- the LOC103973454 gene encoding mitochondrial adenine nucleotide transporter ADNT1 — protein sequence MASENVVGKNTGESAVTTIVNLAAEEAKLAREGVKAPGHAILSVCKSLVAGGVAGGVSRTAVAPLERLKILLQVQNPHSIQYNGTIQGLKYIWKSEGFRGLFKGNGTNCARIIPNSAVKFFSYEQASSGILWLYRRHSGKEDAQLTPVLRLGAGACAGIIAMSATYPMDMVRGRITVQTEKSPYQYRGMFHALRTVYCEEGFRALYKGWLPSVIGVIPYVGLNFAVYESLKDWLIKTNPYGLVEDSELSIVTRLGCGAVAGTVGQTVAYPLDVIRRRMQMVGWKDAASIVTGHGRSKAPLEYNGMVDAFRKTVRNEGFGALYKGLVPNSVKVVPSIAIAFVTYEVVKDVLGVEMRISD from the exons ATGGCGTCGGAGAATGTGGTGGGGAAGAACACGGGGGAGTCGGCGGTCACGACGATCGTCAACCTCGCGGCGGAGGAGGCCAAGCTCGCGAGGGAGGGCGTCAAGGCCCCCGGCCACGCGATCCTCAGCGTCTGCAAGTCTCTCGTCGCCGGTGGTGTCGCCGGAGGAGT ATCAAGAACTGCTGTTGCTCCGCTTGAGCGGTTGAAAATTCTACTTCAG GTTCAAAATCCTCACAGTATTCAGTATAATGGAACCATACAAGGCCTCAAGTACATATGGAAATCTGAGGGTTTTCGAGGACTATTCAAAGGCAACGGAACTAACTGCGCACGCATCATTCCAAATTCTGCAGTCAAATTTTTTAGCTACGAACAAGCATCAAG TGGAATTTTGTGGCTTTACCGACGACACTCTGGCAAAG AAGATGCTCAGCTTACTCCTGTTTTGCGTCTTGGAGCGGGAGCATGTGCTGGAATAATTGCAATGTCTGCGACTTATCCCATGGACATGGTTCGTGGCAGGATCACTGTGCAG ACTGAAAAGTCTCCGTACCAGTACAGAGGAATGTTTCATGCATTGCGCACGGTCTATTGTGAGGAAGGTTTTCGTGCTCTGTACAAGGGCTGGCTTCCATCAGTTATAGGAGTA ATTCCATACGTGGGCCTCAACTTTGCTGTCTATGAATCTCTAAAGGACTGGTTGATCAAAACCAACCCATACGGTCTCGTTGAAGACTCGGAATTGAGCATCGTCACAAGGCTCGGCTGCGGAGCGGTTGCTGGAACGGTTGGCCAGACTGTTGCCTACCCTCTCGATGTAATCCGGAGAAGAATGCAAATGGTGGGTTGGAAGGATGCTGCTTCTATTGTGACCGGACATGGAAGGAGCAAAGCACCTTTAGAATACAATGGCATGGTAGATGCCTTCAGGAAAACTGTCCGTAACGAAGGCTTCGGTGCATTATACAAAGGTCTTGTCCCCAATTCAGTAAAG gtGGTGCCATCAATTGCAATTGCTTTTGTGACGTACGAGGTGGTAAAGGATGTTCTTGGTGTAGAAATGAGGATATCGGATTGA
- the LOC135630874 gene encoding protein SEH1-like isoform X1 gives MEREVARLGKGAICCGWNYCGLRLAVGFVDGSISIHDSLDSGSSSSASPSSSSKWKAHASSVLNVVWAPPECGDAIACICNDGTFSLWEETGEGSKSTDTEHPTWKLCKLFESSGSPVLDLQFGVFSTSLKMVAACSDGYVKVYELLDPLEFNKWQLQAEFQNVLDSVSRFGKVSCSSASIAWNPQRGEGQQCSFVLGFSSDLPQFNSSKIWEFDEAHQRWIPVAELALPGDDSDMVHAVAWAPNIGRPFEVIAVATCKGIAIWHVLLDSESNGRPTTEKVALLPGHDGEVWQLEWDMGGMTLASTGSDGMVRLWQSNINGIWHEHASLDCSGAQS, from the exons ATGGAGCGGGAGGTGGCGAGATTGGGGAAGGGTGCCATCTGCTGCGGTTGGAACTACTGCGGCCTGAGGCTGGCCGTTGGCTTCGTCGACGGCTCCATCTCCATTCATGACTCCCTCGATTCaggctcttcctcttctgcctctccttcctcctcctccaaatGGAAG GCGCATGCGAGCAGCGTTCTGAACGTAGTTTGGGCTCCTCCAGAATGTGGCGATGCCATTGCCTGCATCTGCAATGATGGAACCTTTTCCTTGTGGGAGGAGACTGGCGAAGGTTCGAAATCCACTG ATACTGAACATCCAACATGGAAACTGTGTAAACTCTTTGAGAGCAGTGGCTCACCTGTACTTGATCTCCAATTTGGGGTATTCTCGACAAGTTTAAAGATG GTTGCTGCCTGTTCAGATGGATATGTGAAGGTCTATGAGCTTTTGGATCCTTTGGAATTTAACAAGTGGCAACTTCAG GCAGAGTTCCAGAATGTGCTTGATTCTGTTTCCAGATTTGGAAAAGTATCATGCTCATCTGCATCCATCGCTTGGAATCCCCAAAGAGGTGAAGGCCAACAGTGTAGTTTTGTCCTTGGTTTCAGTTCTGATCTCCCTCAGTTCAATTCATCCAAG ATTTGGGAGTTTGACGAGGCTCATCAGCGCTGGATACCAGTTGCTGAGCTAGCTTTACCTGGAGATGATAGTGATATGGTGCATGCTGTAGCCTGGGCTCCGAACATAGGCAG GCCATTTGAAGTTATAGCTGTTGCAACTTGCAAAGGTATTGCAATATGGCATGTACTCTTGGATTCTGAATCCAATGGAAGACCTACAACCGAAAAGGTTGCATTACTTCCCGGGCATGATGGTGAG GTTTGGCAACTTGAGTGGGACATGGGCGGTATGACTTTAGCATCAACTGGCAGTGATGGCATGGTTAGGTTGTGGCAATCCAACATAAATGGGATCTGGCATGAACATGCATCCCTTGATTGCAGTGGTGCACAATCATAA